In one window of Nesterenkonia sandarakina DNA:
- a CDS encoding fumarylacetoacetate hydrolase family protein, translating into MSAQDLGTPGKIIAVHISYESRAAERGRRPATPSYFLKPASSLGASGDPVQRPGGTELLAFEGEIALIIGRQARQISPEDAWSHVHAVTAANDWGLYDLRSADKGSNLRNKGRDGYTTLGPELIPAAEVNPLKLRVRTWKNGHLVQDGATGSMIFPLTQLIADLSQHLTLHPGDVILTGTPAGASVAEPGDTIAVEVDAAGGLSSGRLISPVTEGTEPFDPALGALPSVDDTQREEAWGSRRAAGLPPKPAPGVDPDLYDVLEQVPVAALSQEMRKRGYHNVTIDGVRPNQPGQKLIGTARTLRFVPHREDLFASHGGGFNAQKQVFDSVHPGEVIVIEARGERGSGTLGDILALRAQLRGAAGVVTDGGVRDYATVAEIGLPVFSQGPHPAVLGRKHVPWDFDLTVACGGATVQPGDIIVGDDDGVIVLPPSLAAEVAEAALVKEAEDAWIAEQVKAGHPVDGLFPMNSTWRSRYQAEQGRAGAEAPVIEGEGP; encoded by the coding sequence CTACTTCCTCAAGCCCGCCAGCTCGCTGGGTGCCTCGGGGGACCCGGTGCAGCGCCCCGGAGGAACCGAGCTGCTCGCCTTCGAAGGCGAGATCGCGCTGATCATCGGTCGCCAGGCGCGCCAGATCAGTCCCGAGGATGCCTGGTCCCACGTCCACGCGGTCACCGCGGCCAACGACTGGGGGCTCTACGACCTGCGCTCGGCCGATAAAGGCTCCAACCTGCGCAATAAGGGCCGCGACGGGTACACCACTCTGGGGCCGGAGCTGATTCCCGCCGCCGAGGTGAACCCGCTGAAGCTGCGCGTGCGCACCTGGAAGAACGGCCACCTGGTCCAGGACGGCGCCACTGGCTCCATGATCTTCCCCCTCACCCAGCTCATCGCCGATCTCTCCCAGCACCTGACCCTGCATCCTGGTGACGTGATCCTCACCGGCACCCCGGCCGGGGCCTCCGTGGCGGAACCAGGGGACACCATCGCGGTGGAGGTCGACGCCGCCGGGGGGCTCAGCAGCGGACGCCTGATCAGCCCGGTGACCGAGGGCACGGAGCCCTTCGACCCGGCGCTGGGTGCACTGCCCAGCGTGGATGACACCCAGCGCGAGGAGGCCTGGGGATCCCGCAGGGCCGCCGGACTGCCCCCGAAGCCCGCCCCCGGGGTCGACCCCGACCTCTACGACGTGCTGGAACAGGTGCCGGTCGCCGCACTCTCCCAAGAGATGCGCAAGCGCGGCTACCACAACGTCACCATCGACGGCGTGCGGCCGAATCAACCCGGGCAGAAGCTGATCGGCACCGCCCGCACGCTGCGCTTCGTGCCGCACCGCGAGGACCTCTTCGCCTCCCACGGCGGGGGTTTCAATGCTCAGAAGCAGGTGTTCGACTCGGTGCACCCTGGAGAGGTCATCGTGATCGAGGCCCGCGGTGAGCGCGGATCGGGCACGCTGGGAGACATCCTCGCGCTGCGCGCCCAGCTGCGTGGTGCCGCCGGCGTCGTCACCGACGGCGGAGTCCGTGACTATGCCACGGTCGCGGAGATCGGGCTGCCGGTCTTCAGCCAGGGCCCGCACCCGGCCGTGCTCGGACGCAAGCACGTGCCCTGGGACTTCGATCTCACCGTGGCCTGCGGGGGAGCCACCGTCCAGCCCGGTGACATCATCGTCGGCGACGACGACGGGGTGATCGTGCTCCCACCTTCGCTCGCGGCGGAGGTGGCCGAGGCGGCCCTGGTCAAGGAGGCTGAGGACGCCTGGATCGCAGAGCAGGTCAAGGCCGGGCACCCTGTGGACGGGCTGTTCCCGATGAACTCCACGTGGCGCAGCCGCTACCAGGCTGAGCAGGGCCGCGCCGGTGCGGAGGCCCCCGTGATCGAGGGGGAGGGTCCGTGA
- a CDS encoding GntR family transcriptional regulator, whose amino-acid sequence MIRIDERISKSELTYSWIRERIIGREFNPGYRLVLGAIAKELGISVVPVREAVRRLEAEGLVEFERNVGARVAMVNQDEYIDTMQTLGVLEGAATALALPWMDDADLARAQAINDSMRAMLDDFDPVAFTSLNEKFHRALFQRCPNPHISELADRGWNRMSGLRSSTFAFVPGRAPRSVQEHDEILRLIRENAEPLEIEMAVRQHKWRTVEAYRQQRTSS is encoded by the coding sequence GTGATCCGCATCGATGAGCGGATCAGCAAGTCGGAGCTGACCTACAGCTGGATCCGGGAGCGGATCATCGGTCGCGAGTTCAACCCTGGCTACCGGCTGGTGCTCGGGGCCATTGCCAAGGAGCTGGGCATCAGCGTGGTCCCGGTGCGGGAGGCGGTGCGCCGCCTGGAGGCGGAGGGGCTGGTCGAGTTCGAGCGCAATGTCGGCGCCCGGGTGGCCATGGTGAACCAGGACGAGTACATCGACACCATGCAGACCCTCGGTGTCCTCGAAGGCGCCGCGACCGCGCTGGCGCTGCCCTGGATGGACGACGCCGACCTGGCGCGTGCCCAGGCGATCAACGATTCCATGCGCGCCATGTTGGACGACTTCGACCCGGTGGCCTTCACCTCGCTCAACGAGAAGTTTCACCGGGCGCTGTTCCAGCGCTGCCCCAACCCGCACATCTCCGAGCTCGCCGACCGCGGCTGGAACCGGATGTCCGGGCTGCGCAGCTCCACCTTCGCCTTCGTCCCGGGCCGGGCGCCACGCTCGGTCCAAGAGCACGACGAGATCCTGAGACTCATCCGCGAGAACGCCGAGCCGCTGGAGATCGAGATGGCCGTCCGCCAGCACAAGTGGCGCACCGTCGAGGCCTACCGCCAGCAGCGCACTTCTTCCTAA
- the hpaE gene encoding 5-carboxymethyl-2-hydroxymuconate semialdehyde dehydrogenase: MNDYQSPVPADLPERIQHYIDGEHVDSAEGGSFEVLNPVTNEAYLRAAAGTKADVDRAVAAATHAFETGPWRETLPRERSRVLHRIADLVESRGERLAELESFDSGLPITQALGQARRAAENFRFFADLIVAQADDVYKVPGRQINYVSRKPIGVAGLITPWNTPFMLESWKLAPALAAGNSVVLKPAEFTPLSASLWSGIFEDAGLPRGVFNLVNGLGEQAGDALVKHPDVPLISFTGESSTGQTIFANAAPALKGLSMELGGKSPAVVFADADLEAAINATIFGVFSLNGERCTAGSRILVERSIYAEFIERYAAQAARVKVGLPHEPGTEVGALVHPEHFEKVMHYIEIGKQEARLLAGGGRPEGFPTGNFVAPTVFADVAPEARIFQEEIFGPVVAITPFDSEAEALELANNTKYGLAAYIWTNDLKRSHNFAQSVQAGMVWLNSNNVRDLRTPFGGVKASGLGHEGGYRSLDFYTDQQAVHINLGEVHNPVFGNAD; encoded by the coding sequence ATGAACGACTACCAGAGCCCCGTTCCGGCTGACCTGCCGGAGCGGATCCAGCACTACATCGACGGCGAGCACGTCGACTCCGCCGAGGGCGGCAGCTTCGAGGTGCTCAACCCGGTGACCAACGAGGCCTACCTCCGGGCCGCCGCCGGCACCAAGGCCGACGTCGACCGCGCCGTCGCCGCAGCAACCCATGCCTTCGAGACCGGCCCCTGGCGGGAGACCCTGCCGCGGGAACGCTCTCGGGTGCTGCACCGGATCGCGGACCTCGTCGAGTCTCGCGGGGAGCGGCTCGCGGAACTCGAATCCTTCGACTCCGGCCTGCCCATCACCCAAGCACTCGGGCAGGCTCGACGCGCCGCAGAGAACTTCCGCTTCTTCGCGGACCTGATCGTCGCCCAGGCCGACGACGTGTACAAGGTGCCGGGACGGCAGATCAACTACGTCAGCCGCAAGCCCATCGGCGTGGCCGGGCTGATCACCCCCTGGAACACTCCGTTCATGCTGGAGAGCTGGAAGCTCGCCCCCGCCCTGGCCGCGGGCAACTCCGTGGTGCTCAAGCCCGCCGAGTTCACCCCGCTCTCGGCCAGCCTCTGGTCCGGGATCTTCGAAGATGCCGGGCTGCCCCGGGGCGTCTTCAACCTGGTCAACGGGCTCGGGGAACAGGCCGGGGACGCCCTGGTGAAGCACCCCGATGTACCGCTGATCTCCTTCACCGGAGAATCCAGCACCGGGCAGACCATCTTCGCCAACGCGGCGCCGGCCCTGAAGGGCCTCTCCATGGAGCTCGGTGGGAAGTCTCCCGCCGTCGTCTTCGCCGACGCGGACCTCGAAGCCGCGATCAACGCGACCATCTTCGGGGTCTTCTCGCTCAACGGCGAGCGCTGCACCGCCGGCAGCCGGATCCTGGTGGAGCGCAGCATCTATGCCGAGTTCATCGAGCGCTACGCGGCCCAGGCCGCGCGGGTCAAGGTGGGGCTGCCGCACGAGCCAGGCACCGAGGTCGGCGCGCTGGTGCACCCGGAGCACTTCGAGAAGGTGATGCACTACATCGAGATCGGCAAGCAGGAGGCCCGGCTCCTCGCCGGCGGCGGACGCCCAGAAGGCTTCCCCACCGGGAACTTCGTCGCCCCCACGGTCTTCGCCGATGTGGCCCCCGAGGCGCGGATCTTCCAGGAGGAGATCTTCGGCCCGGTGGTCGCGATCACCCCCTTCGACTCCGAGGCCGAGGCGCTCGAGCTGGCGAACAACACCAAGTACGGGCTGGCCGCCTATATCTGGACCAACGATCTCAAGCGATCGCATAACTTCGCCCAGTCGGTCCAGGCCGGGATGGTCTGGCTGAACTCGAACAACGTGCGGGACCTGCGGACCCCCTTCGGCGGGGTCAAGGCCTCCGGGCTGGGCCACGAGGGCGGCTACCGCTCCTTGGACTTCTACACCGACCAGCAGGCGGTGCACATCAACCTCGGCGAGGTGCACAACCCGGTCTTCGGCAACGCCGACTGA
- the hpaD gene encoding 3,4-dihydroxyphenylacetate 2,3-dioxygenase, whose translation MTENPTQDRIPTPSSPAPDILRCAYMELIVTDLQRSRDFYVDVLDLTVTAEDEDAIYLRSMEEFIHHNLVLRRGETAAVAAFSYRVRSPEDLDKAESFYRELGCEVIRNREGFTRGIGDSVRVQDPLGFPYEFFHDVAHVERLAWRYDLYTPGALVRLDHFNQVTPDVPKAVAYMEDLGFRVTEDIQDEHGTTYAAWMRRKPTVHDTAMTGGAGPRMHHVAFATHEKHNVLAICDKLGALRLSDHIERGPGRHGVSNAFYLYIRDPDGHRIEIYTQDYYTGDPDNPVVTWDVHDNQRRDWWGNPVVPSWYTEASTVLDLHGRPVPAVERTESSEMDVTIGADGFSYTRKDDEDSMPSWKQGEYKLGHQL comes from the coding sequence ATGACAGAGAACCCCACCCAGGACCGGATCCCCACTCCCTCCTCCCCGGCGCCGGACATCCTGCGTTGCGCCTATATGGAGCTGATCGTCACCGATCTGCAGCGCTCCCGCGACTTCTACGTCGATGTCCTGGACCTCACGGTCACCGCCGAGGATGAGGACGCGATCTACCTGCGCTCCATGGAGGAGTTCATCCACCACAACCTGGTGCTGCGCCGAGGTGAGACGGCCGCCGTCGCCGCCTTCTCCTACCGGGTGCGCAGCCCTGAGGACCTGGACAAGGCCGAGTCGTTCTACCGCGAGCTCGGCTGCGAGGTCATCCGCAACAGGGAAGGCTTCACCCGGGGGATCGGCGACTCGGTGCGGGTCCAGGACCCGCTGGGCTTCCCATACGAGTTCTTCCACGACGTGGCGCATGTTGAACGCCTCGCCTGGCGCTATGACCTCTACACCCCCGGCGCGCTGGTCCGGCTGGATCACTTCAACCAGGTCACCCCGGATGTGCCCAAGGCCGTGGCCTATATGGAGGATCTCGGTTTCCGGGTCACCGAGGACATCCAGGATGAGCACGGCACCACCTACGCGGCCTGGATGCGGCGCAAGCCCACCGTGCATGACACCGCGATGACCGGAGGAGCCGGCCCCCGGATGCATCACGTGGCCTTCGCCACCCATGAGAAGCACAACGTGCTCGCGATCTGCGACAAGCTCGGCGCGCTGCGGCTCTCCGATCACATCGAGCGCGGCCCCGGCCGGCACGGAGTCTCCAACGCCTTCTACCTCTACATCCGGGATCCCGATGGGCACCGGATCGAGATCTACACCCAGGACTACTACACCGGAGACCCGGACAACCCCGTGGTGACCTGGGACGTGCACGACAACCAGCGCCGCGACTGGTGGGGCAACCCGGTGGTCCCGTCCTGGTACACCGAAGCCTCCACGGTGCTGGACCTGCACGGGCGCCCGGTGCCCGCGGTGGAGCGGACCGAGAGCTCCGAGATGGACGTGACCATCGGCGCGGACGGCTTCTCCTACACCCGCAAGGACGACGAGGACTCCATGCCCTCCTGGAAACAGGGCGAGTACAAGCTGGGCCACCAGCTCTGA